In Treponema sp. OMZ 798, the following proteins share a genomic window:
- a CDS encoding MATE family efflux transporter, with protein MTTNLKPAVNLKSVFSDKSFLKNLFIIAVPIILQNFISSFVNILDTIMIGRLGTVELAAVGLGNQLFFLLNLILYGIGSGGMVFTAQFWGKKDFKGLQKTFAISLIVAVFFSTLFTLVCTIFPKEILSLYSKDAAVIEKGVDYLSISAFCFLPFAVNFIFMITLRSIEKVRVAVAATLVSLFVNLILNAVLIFGLFGFPALGVKGAAIATVASRAAELIILFSVTKKKKYPILGKLKNHFDFDLKFIRQYFTIVMPVLINESLWSLGITFHHKIFAGIGTFAYASYNITNTVSMLTWVIFIGFGNGVSVLIGKKIGEKNYDEAKTYAAKVSIFVPFVAVFVGAMLIPISYLTPIFFNVEKIVLETVMKLFIILACCYPLKAYNMCMLVGILRAGGDTRFGIICDTAVMWCVSIPLAYSLSIYTSIPAWGIYICLFSEEPFKALLGLWRIRSGKWLRSVTD; from the coding sequence ATGACTACGAATTTAAAACCGGCTGTAAATTTAAAATCGGTATTTTCCGATAAATCTTTTTTAAAAAACTTATTTATAATTGCCGTGCCCATAATATTGCAAAACTTTATAAGCTCCTTTGTAAATATTTTAGACACCATAATGATAGGCCGGCTCGGCACTGTCGAACTTGCGGCGGTAGGTCTCGGCAATCAATTATTCTTTTTATTGAATTTGATTTTATACGGAATAGGTTCGGGCGGAATGGTTTTTACCGCTCAGTTTTGGGGCAAAAAAGATTTTAAGGGCTTACAAAAAACATTTGCAATCTCACTAATTGTTGCGGTTTTTTTCAGCACCCTCTTTACCTTGGTCTGCACTATTTTCCCGAAAGAAATTTTATCCCTTTACTCAAAGGATGCCGCGGTAATCGAAAAGGGCGTGGACTACCTGAGTATTTCTGCTTTTTGTTTTTTGCCTTTTGCAGTGAACTTTATTTTTATGATTACCCTGCGCTCTATCGAAAAGGTAAGAGTAGCGGTTGCGGCAACTCTCGTTTCTCTTTTTGTAAACTTAATCTTAAATGCCGTTTTAATTTTCGGCTTGTTCGGTTTTCCTGCCCTCGGAGTTAAGGGGGCTGCTATTGCAACAGTTGCTTCCCGGGCTGCAGAGCTTATAATTCTTTTTTCGGTAACAAAGAAAAAGAAATATCCCATACTCGGAAAGCTCAAAAATCATTTTGACTTTGACCTTAAATTTATAAGACAATATTTTACGATAGTTATGCCCGTTTTAATAAACGAATCCTTATGGTCTTTGGGCATCACCTTTCACCATAAGATATTTGCAGGAATCGGAACCTTTGCCTATGCCTCCTACAACATCACAAACACCGTTTCGATGCTGACTTGGGTTATCTTTATCGGCTTCGGAAACGGAGTCAGCGTTTTGATAGGCAAAAAAATCGGAGAAAAAAATTATGATGAGGCAAAAACTTATGCGGCGAAGGTTTCAATCTTTGTACCCTTTGTTGCAGTTTTTGTAGGAGCTATGTTAATTCCCATTTCGTATTTAACTCCTATTTTCTTTAATGTAGAAAAAATAGTCTTAGAGACCGTAATGAAGCTTTTTATAATTTTAGCCTGCTGTTATCCCTTAAAAGCCTATAACATGTGTATGCTTGTCGGTATTCTGAGAGCCGGAGGCGACACACGCTTCGGCATAATCTGCGACACGGCAGTTATGTGGTGTGTTTCTATTCCCTTGGCCTATTCCTTATCGATCTACACTTCTATTCCTGCATGGGGAATTTATATTTGCCTTTTTAGTGAAGAACCCTTTAAGGCCCTTTTAGGCCTTTGGAGAATCCGGTCAGGTAAATGGCTGCGCTCCGTGACGGATTGA
- a CDS encoding ATP-binding protein, with protein sequence MIIMNLELDNLFGFGDFKVNFSYPKRPVKTSIIGEYLKTKPNFRYKKVNILMGANASGKTSLGQALKDIFNFIERGKFELLQNDFLDKTKSAYFSIDFLTDEEYLYRVSCKFSLKEIQEFDVYNCKILKNDSYESCVQKLKKAYPDAQTDFIQKLSAIPNIGWLFTFPKDESSTYLMENDIDVLKLDILNAVLKTLDTSITEVIASSELANAYIIRSKNGDVVIQNGQIVDKNILSSGTKAGLDISYLISAIYLGVFEFYYCDEQFSFIQSDIEQTILSLMISLLKPNTQLFFTTHNLDILEMNLPIHSFMFLRKDDKIQVVHPEEKIKKNDVSLRNAVKNDVFDISPDITKLLEIEDSCAEVLYEDI encoded by the coding sequence ATGATAATAATGAATTTAGAACTGGATAATTTATTCGGTTTTGGAGACTTTAAAGTCAATTTTTCCTATCCTAAAAGACCTGTAAAAACTTCAATTATCGGAGAGTATTTAAAAACAAAGCCCAATTTTAGATATAAAAAGGTAAATATACTTATGGGTGCTAATGCTTCCGGTAAAACATCTCTAGGCCAAGCTTTAAAAGATATTTTTAATTTTATTGAAAGAGGAAAATTTGAATTATTACAGAATGACTTTTTAGATAAAACAAAATCTGCTTATTTTTCTATAGATTTTTTAACTGATGAAGAATATCTATATAGAGTCAGTTGTAAATTCTCTTTAAAAGAAATACAGGAATTCGATGTTTATAATTGTAAGATATTAAAAAATGATTCGTATGAATCATGTGTTCAAAAACTAAAAAAAGCTTATCCGGATGCTCAAACTGACTTTATTCAAAAATTATCTGCTATTCCTAATATAGGATGGCTTTTTACTTTTCCTAAAGATGAGTCGAGTACCTATCTCATGGAGAATGATATAGATGTATTAAAACTTGATATTTTAAACGCTGTTTTAAAAACGCTTGATACTTCTATTACCGAAGTAATTGCAAGTTCTGAACTTGCAAATGCTTATATTATCAGAAGTAAAAATGGAGATGTAGTTATTCAAAACGGACAAATTGTTGATAAAAATATTTTATCAAGCGGTACAAAAGCGGGACTTGATATTTCTTATTTGATTAGTGCAATTTATTTAGGTGTCTTTGAGTTTTACTACTGTGATGAACAATTTTCTTTTATACAAAGTGATATCGAGCAAACAATACTTAGTTTGATGATTTCTCTTTTAAAGCCTAACACTCAACTTTTTTTTACAACTCATAATTTGGATATTTTAGAAATGAATTTGCCTATTCATTCTTTTATGTTTTTACGAAAAGACGATAAAATACAAGTTGTACATCCTGAAGAGAAAATCAAAAAAAATGATGTGTCATTGAGAAATGCCGTTAAAAATGATGTATTTGATATTTCGCCTGATATCACAAAGCTTCTTGAAATAGAAGACTCTTGCGCGGAGGTTTTATATGAAGATATTTAA
- the cbiG gene encoding cobalt-precorrin 5A hydrolase — MKKIAVYSFTEKGNLLGEKLSGLDSQIEHFYNAKTAGGIRSLIPDDFKNRDALIFISSTGIAVRMIKDYIQDKTQDPAVLVIDDMGRFVISLLSGHLGGANALTEKIASAIGAASVITTASDGRNIEAIDLFAQKNNYTILSMEDAKIITALMVDGKAVGFYSEDKAPPINYPHLFVLQEENFNSNLPTVKFTSNLQSVKEEKKLEGLIIVSNKKRETVSALSDSLPMVHLVPKNLNLGIGLKKGVDKETVAETVKLALDSINKDLKAVKAIASIELKQNEKGLLDFAKELNISPVFFSESQIEKIEDNFEKSDFVKKTIGVYNVSAPSAFLLGGKIILDKFKHEGVTVSAAEEDI; from the coding sequence ATGAAAAAAATAGCAGTTTATTCCTTTACCGAAAAAGGAAATTTATTGGGCGAGAAATTATCAGGCTTGGATTCGCAAATCGAGCATTTTTATAATGCAAAAACAGCCGGCGGAATCCGCTCTCTTATTCCCGATGATTTTAAAAATAGAGATGCCCTTATTTTTATTTCTTCTACAGGTATTGCCGTCCGAATGATAAAGGATTATATTCAGGATAAAACCCAAGACCCTGCCGTGCTTGTAATCGATGATATGGGACGCTTTGTAATTTCATTGCTGTCGGGGCATTTGGGCGGAGCCAATGCTCTTACCGAAAAAATTGCAAGTGCGATAGGGGCTGCAAGTGTAATTACAACAGCTTCCGACGGCCGCAACATAGAAGCTATCGATTTGTTTGCTCAAAAAAATAATTACACCATCTTGTCCATGGAAGATGCAAAAATAATCACAGCCCTCATGGTGGATGGAAAGGCTGTAGGTTTTTATTCCGAGGATAAGGCGCCTCCTATAAATTATCCCCATCTTTTTGTTTTACAAGAGGAAAATTTTAATTCAAATTTGCCGACCGTAAAATTTACTTCAAATTTACAATCCGTGAAAGAAGAAAAAAAACTTGAAGGCCTTATCATCGTTTCAAATAAAAAAAGAGAAACGGTATCTGCTTTAAGCGATTCTTTGCCAATGGTACACTTGGTGCCGAAAAATTTAAACCTTGGGATAGGTTTAAAAAAAGGTGTGGACAAAGAAACTGTTGCCGAGACGGTAAAGCTTGCCCTTGATTCGATAAACAAGGATTTAAAGGCCGTTAAGGCGATAGCCTCGATAGAATTAAAACAAAACGAAAAAGGCTTGCTTGATTTTGCAAAAGAACTAAACATAAGCCCGGTCTTTTTTTCTGAAAGCCAAATAGAAAAAATCGAAGATAATTTTGAAAAGTCAGACTTTGTAAAAAAGACAATCGGAGTTTACAATGTCTCCGCCCCTTCCGCCTTCCTCCTCGGCGGCAAAATAATTTTAGATAAGTTTAAACATGAGGGTGTAACGGTTTCGGCTGCGGAGGAGGACATATAA
- the cobM gene encoding precorrin-4 C(11)-methyltransferase → MVYFVGAGPGDPDLITIKGRKLIEKADVIIYAGSLVSKAHLMFARHNCKSYNSASMTLEEVIKVMEENRNAQIVRLHTGDPSIYGAIREQMDELDKLGIDYEVVPGVSSCTAAAAAIKKEFTLPDVSQTVILTRMEGRTPVPQDEKLADLAAHKASMAIFLSVQNIENVVAELLKGYKDEATPAAVIYKATWEDQEIITGTLGDIAQKVKKAGVNKTAQILVGNFIAGSYERSQLYNPKFSHEFRKAGK, encoded by the coding sequence ATGGTTTATTTTGTAGGAGCGGGTCCTGGGGATCCTGATTTAATTACGATAAAAGGACGCAAGCTGATTGAAAAGGCCGATGTTATTATTTATGCAGGCTCTTTGGTTTCAAAGGCTCATTTGATGTTTGCAAGGCATAATTGCAAAAGCTATAACTCGGCTTCAATGACCCTTGAAGAAGTTATCAAGGTTATGGAAGAAAACCGCAATGCTCAAATTGTGAGGCTCCACACCGGAGACCCTTCAATTTACGGGGCAATCAGGGAGCAGATGGATGAACTTGATAAGCTGGGAATAGACTACGAGGTTGTCCCGGGCGTCAGCTCTTGTACGGCAGCGGCGGCGGCAATAAAAAAAGAGTTTACCCTTCCCGATGTAAGCCAGACAGTTATTTTAACCCGCATGGAAGGCCGCACCCCTGTTCCTCAAGATGAAAAGCTGGCAGACCTTGCAGCCCACAAGGCTTCGATGGCGATTTTTTTATCAGTGCAAAATATAGAAAATGTAGTTGCAGAACTTCTCAAGGGCTATAAGGATGAGGCGACTCCTGCTGCGGTAATTTACAAGGCAACTTGGGAAGATCAAGAAATAATAACCGGCACCCTCGGCGATATCGCTCAAAAAGTGAAGAAGGCCGGAGTAAACAAAACGGCTCAAATCTTGGTGGGGAATTTTATTGCAGGGTCTTATGAAAGGTCGCAGCTTTACAATCCTAAATTTTCTCACGAATTTAGAAAAGCGGGAAAATGA
- a CDS encoding ATP-binding cassette domain-containing protein → MNLKTVKIFWSSFLLESASQIISLFLPVYFSAQVGIIVSHIYNKTSADGIILQTLLIILLLSLISPFAAFLSAKVFLKKSVLHDGVNLKSILQKDISQVHNSGSGSILQLFESDLIEYRLKLRTLIVTPIVVTVLIAVLFIQSTNIIFLLTVFCVSAIPILFNKLYSHLEGIYYSHSAAYNNDRIAFEENIVNNKIPLILFSLKENILELYNKNYSSYINKHAEKNIINLSLSKAILGLCKYSIQVLIIISFSFLFKSVTIENLAASLFLIYPIGQIIELLIEWVQIIPFMKIIKGRVNFFLNFDNSNMPKTGYENLETKNLVYTINGRKFSFPDIKIKKDNKLLIEGANGTGKSIFLKILAGELKPQTGEIIFSNPVKEALGYVPQTSLLFNTDIKENIALGNEIPENEINKMLKTFSLEKPAERTFAEKDDTNFSGGEIKKTDIVRSLLNSKGILILDEPTNNLDTESLEELIKILKTKTVIFTSHDKRLKEIADDRVNF, encoded by the coding sequence ATGAATTTAAAAACGGTAAAAATATTTTGGTCTAGTTTTTTATTGGAAAGCGCCTCACAAATTATCTCTCTTTTTTTACCTGTTTACTTTTCTGCACAGGTTGGAATTATCGTATCTCATATTTATAATAAAACTTCTGCCGACGGCATTATTTTACAAACCCTGCTTATAATTTTATTGCTTTCTCTTATTTCCCCATTTGCAGCTTTTTTAAGTGCAAAGGTGTTTTTAAAAAAGTCCGTTTTACATGATGGAGTTAATTTAAAATCGATTTTGCAAAAAGACATAAGCCAGGTACATAATTCGGGAAGCGGAAGCATTTTACAGCTTTTTGAATCGGATTTAATCGAATATAGGTTAAAACTGCGTACTCTCATTGTTACACCGATTGTCGTAACCGTATTAATTGCCGTACTTTTTATTCAAAGCACCAATATAATTTTTTTACTCACAGTGTTTTGCGTATCGGCAATCCCTATTTTATTTAATAAATTATATTCACATTTGGAAGGAATTTACTACTCCCATTCTGCAGCTTACAATAATGACCGTATTGCATTTGAAGAAAATATTGTAAACAATAAAATTCCCCTTATTTTATTTTCACTTAAAGAAAATATTTTAGAATTATATAATAAGAATTACAGCTCTTATATAAATAAACATGCCGAAAAAAATATTATAAATCTCTCGCTTTCAAAAGCAATTTTAGGACTTTGTAAATATTCAATACAAGTGTTAATTATTATAAGTTTTTCTTTTTTGTTTAAATCCGTCACCATTGAAAATCTGGCTGCTTCACTTTTTTTAATTTACCCTATCGGACAAATAATAGAATTACTTATTGAATGGGTACAGATAATTCCGTTTATGAAGATTATAAAGGGGCGTGTAAATTTCTTTTTAAATTTTGATAATTCAAATATGCCTAAAACAGGCTATGAAAATCTTGAAACTAAAAATCTTGTTTACACAATCAACGGCAGAAAATTTTCATTCCCTGATATTAAAATAAAAAAAGATAATAAACTTTTAATTGAGGGAGCAAACGGAACAGGTAAAAGTATTTTTTTAAAAATTCTTGCAGGCGAACTTAAACCTCAGACAGGAGAAATCATATTTTCAAATCCGGTAAAAGAAGCTCTGGGTTATGTCCCGCAAACTTCACTTTTATTTAATACGGATATAAAAGAAAACATCGCATTAGGCAATGAAATCCCTGAAAACGAAATAAATAAAATGCTTAAAACATTTTCACTTGAAAAACCTGCGGAAAGGACTTTTGCCGAAAAAGATGACACTAATTTTTCAGGCGGAGAAATAAAAAAAACGGATATTGTACGAAGCTTGTTAAACTCAAAAGGTATTTTAATTTTAGATGAGCCTACAAATAATTTGGACACCGAATCACTAGAAGAACTTATAAAAATTTTAAAAACCAAAACGGTTATTTTTACCTCACATGATAAGCGCCTCAAAGAAATTGCCGACGATAGGGTAAACTTCTAA
- a CDS encoding ABC transporter ATP-binding protein yields the protein MKSPALHSPANFIFTSLAVILEYALLRIIAALLTSLHKPLPYIYLFLAVAFLFFLCSFYARKLRMLVTLEKMQDLRNEVLDSCLFLNNKNTYENVNSVLNKDSRIIASFYGTEKPIFISNLILYGAVLFFLFSSNLYLAFCILVISFLCIVPDLILRKYFMQTYWDTREVEKRLSNYFIEAFNLNAMINLYRVHSWFFKRFYKITDEFYKLGNKAELFAKLEDFLHSFSEVIITLLSYLLIAYFKTKEIITVQEAISTAAILPVFFSRAVMMFSIIGAKNNFTVSLKRFQNLVNKSTGIKSSNSEFTKIEYKDVLPSYLKEKLKPVSFCINKNDKVLIKGENGIGKTSLIKCLFCGIEYEGIIEIETESGSKNSAEVSENCFIKNCIYLTQEFPLLSLTAEDFINTVAEKNNIDIKALKEKFKVYDFEFEKHKYTKIKDLSGGEKKKLLLPLAFMLNKIVILDEPTNDLDAQGISALKKDLTEYKNTLMVISHDKDIESCFSKILNIGENK from the coding sequence ATGAAAAGCCCTGCACTTCATTCTCCGGCTAATTTTATATTTACCTCTCTCGCTGTTATTTTAGAATATGCCTTACTAAGAATAATTGCAGCTTTGCTTACCTCGCTGCATAAACCGCTTCCTTATATTTATTTGTTTTTAGCTGTTGCATTTCTTTTCTTCCTTTGCAGCTTTTATGCACGCAAACTGCGTATGCTGGTAACCTTAGAAAAAATGCAAGACTTACGCAATGAGGTGCTTGATTCATGCTTATTTTTAAACAATAAAAATACTTACGAAAATGTAAATTCCGTTTTAAACAAAGACAGCAGAATAATTGCTTCGTTTTACGGAACAGAAAAGCCGATTTTTATTTCCAATCTTATATTATATGGGGCCGTTTTATTTTTTCTTTTTAGTTCCAATCTTTATTTGGCTTTTTGTATTTTGGTAATTTCTTTTTTATGTATCGTTCCCGATTTAATCCTGCGTAAATATTTTATGCAAACTTATTGGGATACGAGAGAGGTTGAAAAAAGATTAAGCAATTATTTTATCGAAGCCTTTAATCTTAATGCAATGATAAATTTATACCGTGTACACTCTTGGTTTTTTAAACGCTTTTATAAAATAACGGACGAATTTTATAAACTCGGAAACAAGGCGGAACTCTTTGCAAAACTTGAAGATTTTTTACACAGCTTTTCGGAAGTAATTATTACGCTTTTAAGCTATCTTTTAATTGCATATTTTAAAACAAAAGAAATCATAACGGTACAAGAAGCAATAAGCACGGCCGCAATTTTGCCCGTCTTTTTTTCACGGGCAGTAATGATGTTTTCGATTATAGGAGCAAAAAATAATTTTACCGTAAGCTTAAAACGTTTTCAAAATCTTGTAAACAAAAGCACAGGCATAAAGTCATCAAATTCAGAATTTACAAAAATAGAGTACAAAGATGTTCTTCCTTCTTATTTAAAGGAAAAACTTAAACCTGTTTCTTTTTGTATAAATAAAAATGATAAGGTTTTAATCAAGGGCGAAAACGGAATCGGTAAAACATCTTTAATAAAATGTCTTTTTTGCGGAATCGAATATGAAGGCATAATAGAAATTGAAACAGAATCCGGAAGTAAAAACAGCGCAGAGGTCTCCGAAAATTGTTTTATAAAAAACTGCATTTACCTTACTCAAGAGTTTCCTTTGCTTTCTTTAACGGCTGAAGACTTTATAAATACTGTTGCCGAAAAAAATAATATCGATATTAAGGCTCTTAAAGAAAAATTTAAAGTCTACGATTTTGAATTTGAAAAACACAAGTACACAAAAATTAAAGATCTTTCAGGCGGTGAAAAGAAAAAACTTTTACTTCCCTTGGCATTTATGTTAAACAAGATAGTTATACTGGATGAGCCTACAAATGATTTAGACGCGCAAGGAATTTCGGCATTAAAAAAAGACTTAACGGAATATAAAAATACCCTTATGGTTATTTCACACGATAAAGATATTGAATCCTGTTTTTCAAAAATATTAAATATCGGAGAAAATAAATGA
- a CDS encoding ParA family protein: MGKTFVFVNQKGGVGKTTSVINLGAYIALAGKKTLLIDFDPQGNMSSGVGIQKKRPTVYDALAQKTSIKNTIYPTTVKNLSAIPASIDLSGATVELVEEADREFYLKNIIESVKSEYDYILIDCPPSLGILTLNGLTAADQVYIPLQCEYFALEGLTLLLQTVQRVQQSLNPSLEIGGIFFTMFDSRTNLAQEVVQQVSSYFKDKVFSTIVPRNVRLSEAPSHGVPICNYDAKCMGARSYEKLAHEVLNRG, translated from the coding sequence ATGGGAAAAACATTTGTTTTTGTAAACCAAAAAGGCGGGGTCGGAAAGACGACTTCCGTGATTAATTTGGGTGCTTACATCGCACTGGCAGGAAAAAAGACTCTTTTAATAGACTTTGACCCTCAGGGGAATATGTCTTCAGGTGTCGGTATTCAAAAAAAGCGGCCGACCGTTTATGATGCCCTTGCCCAAAAGACCTCAATAAAAAACACCATCTACCCTACTACGGTAAAAAACCTGTCGGCGATCCCGGCTTCAATAGACCTTTCGGGAGCGACAGTAGAACTTGTAGAAGAAGCCGACAGAGAATTCTATCTTAAAAATATTATCGAAAGCGTAAAAAGCGAATACGATTATATCCTAATCGACTGTCCTCCGTCTTTGGGCATTTTAACCTTAAACGGACTCACGGCAGCCGACCAAGTGTATATACCGCTTCAATGCGAATACTTTGCCCTCGAAGGATTAACCCTCCTTTTACAGACCGTTCAAAGAGTACAGCAAAGCCTTAATCCTTCCCTTGAAATAGGCGGAATATTTTTTACCATGTTCGATTCAAGAACAAATCTTGCTCAAGAAGTTGTGCAGCAGGTATCTTCATATTTTAAGGATAAGGTTTTTTCGACCATTGTTCCGAGAAATGTAAGATTATCAGAAGCTCCGTCACATGGAGTGCCGATTTGCAATTATGACGCAAAATGTATGGGAGCAAGAAGTTACGAAAAACTTGCACATGAGGTATTAAACCGTGGCTAA
- a CDS encoding ParB/RepB/Spo0J family partition protein, giving the protein MAKKSALGRGLDALLEEQASNHAVQETLNISEDSIINLDPKLLQPNPYQPRKTFDEEKIIELAESIKEHGIIQPIVAEKHEDKGYFIIAGERRTRAAISLGLETIPVILRSFEEKKKLEVALIENIQREDLNAVDEALAYQEIMELTRINQEELAKRVGKSRSAITNSLRILKLPDEMKDALRVNKISAGHARSLLSIVNPADQKILFTRILESDLSVREAESMAADLNSGIGRITKKQKKETTSLSSDDFELRDIEQQFINSLGTKVQIKGNLKKGVVEISYFSKDDLDMLYKKINS; this is encoded by the coding sequence GTGGCTAAAAAATCGGCATTAGGACGGGGCCTCGATGCCCTATTGGAAGAACAAGCTTCAAATCATGCAGTGCAGGAAACACTGAATATTTCCGAAGATTCGATTATCAATCTTGATCCAAAACTTCTTCAGCCCAATCCGTATCAGCCTCGAAAAACCTTTGATGAAGAAAAAATTATCGAGCTTGCAGAATCAATAAAAGAACACGGAATAATTCAACCGATTGTAGCCGAAAAACATGAGGACAAGGGTTATTTTATAATAGCAGGCGAAAGACGTACAAGAGCCGCCATCAGCTTAGGCTTAGAAACCATTCCGGTAATCCTTCGCAGCTTTGAAGAAAAAAAGAAGCTTGAAGTTGCCCTCATCGAAAATATTCAGCGGGAAGACCTAAACGCAGTCGATGAAGCCCTTGCCTATCAAGAGATTATGGAACTCACCCGCATAAACCAAGAGGAACTTGCAAAGCGTGTCGGTAAAAGCCGGTCGGCAATTACAAACAGTTTAAGAATATTAAAACTGCCCGACGAAATGAAAGATGCTTTGCGGGTAAATAAAATCTCGGCGGGTCATGCACGCTCTCTACTATCCATAGTAAACCCTGCCGATCAAAAAATTCTTTTTACAAGAATTTTAGAATCGGATCTGTCGGTACGCGAAGCCGAATCTATGGCAGCCGATCTTAACTCCGGAATCGGACGCATAACAAAAAAACAAAAAAAGGAAACAACATCTCTTTCCTCCGATGATTTTGAATTAAGAGATATTGAGCAGCAGTTTATAAATTCATTGGGAACAAAGGTGCAAATAAAGGGGAACTTAAAAAAGGGAGTCGTCGAAATATCATACTTTTCAAAAGATGATTTGGATATGTTATATAAAAAGATAAACTCATAG
- a CDS encoding TIGR02757 family protein translates to MRPQFKDLKKTLDKLVIKYEKPAFIPADPISIPHRFSKKEDIEIAGFFVSIFAWGNRTAILKSADKLMELLQNRPHEFLTQSTQAQLKTISTFYHRTLNGEDSLAIAKAIRRIYLSGSNFEELFKAKNPEEPLINRMSRFRKEFIKNMEPHNIKHIADMEGGSAAKRLNMFLRWMVRSNDKGVDFGLWKSIKPSELYLPLDVHCARRGRALGLLTRKQNDRKAVEEITGCLKEFCPEDPAKYDFALFAPEVEKALAER, encoded by the coding sequence ATGAGACCTCAATTTAAAGACCTAAAAAAAACTCTTGACAAGCTGGTAATAAAGTACGAAAAGCCGGCCTTTATACCTGCCGATCCGATAAGTATTCCTCACCGTTTTTCTAAAAAAGAAGACATAGAAATTGCAGGTTTTTTTGTTTCTATTTTTGCATGGGGAAACAGAACCGCCATTTTAAAAAGTGCGGATAAACTGATGGAACTTTTACAAAACCGGCCTCATGAATTTTTAACTCAAAGCACTCAGGCTCAGCTAAAAACGATAAGCACTTTTTATCACCGCACCTTAAACGGAGAAGACAGCCTTGCCATAGCAAAGGCTATAAGACGCATTTATTTATCGGGTTCAAATTTTGAGGAACTATTTAAAGCCAAAAATCCGGAAGAACCTTTGATAAACAGGATGAGCCGATTTAGAAAAGAATTTATCAAAAACATGGAGCCCCATAACATAAAGCACATCGCCGACATGGAAGGCGGCTCCGCAGCAAAAAGATTAAACATGTTTTTACGCTGGATGGTAAGATCGAATGATAAGGGAGTTGACTTCGGTTTATGGAAAAGCATTAAACCGTCTGAGCTCTACCTCCCCTTGGACGTTCACTGCGCCCGCAGGGGAAGAGCCCTCGGCCTCTTAACCCGAAAACAAAATGACCGCAAAGCAGTCGAAGAAATTACGGGATGCCTCAAAGAATTTTGTCCCGAAGATCCTGCAAAATACGACTTTGCTCTTTTTGCTCCCGAAGTCGAAAAGGCCTTAGCAGAAAGATAA
- a CDS encoding sugar phosphate nucleotidyltransferase, with amino-acid sequence MKPTLLVLAAGMGSRYGGVKQIAAVGRHDETLLDYAVYDAMNNGFGKVVFIIREDIENDFRERFFNRIARNCNADYVFQSMDGFLTDEQIKRAVNRKKPWGTAHAILSAELKINEPFAVINADDYYGRSAYKTIATHLSTLSNDSTEHAMVGYILDKTLSRSGSVSRGVCQVGNGYLIGITEHKDIAYKKVGPVEKIISEHEGKEVEFSGKETVSMNLFGFSPKIFDFMNEYFKDFIHKYAESEKAECLLPEGVGTMMKKGLGKVKVYTTTERWFGMTYPEDREIVKNELESKVKEGYYPEFLWR; translated from the coding sequence ATGAAACCCACTCTCTTAGTCTTAGCTGCCGGAATGGGCAGCAGGTATGGAGGAGTCAAACAGATAGCTGCCGTTGGAAGGCATGACGAAACTTTGTTGGATTATGCAGTTTACGATGCAATGAATAACGGCTTCGGCAAGGTTGTCTTTATAATTAGAGAAGATATCGAAAACGATTTTAGAGAACGTTTTTTTAATAGAATTGCGCGCAACTGTAATGCGGATTATGTATTCCAATCTATGGACGGTTTTTTGACTGATGAGCAAATAAAAAGAGCTGTCAACAGGAAAAAACCTTGGGGTACGGCTCATGCCATTTTGTCTGCGGAGTTAAAAATAAATGAACCCTTTGCGGTTATAAATGCCGATGACTATTACGGTCGCTCGGCTTATAAAACTATAGCTACCCACCTTTCAACCCTGTCAAACGATTCTACCGAGCATGCTATGGTCGGTTACATCTTGGATAAAACCTTGAGCCGCTCCGGCTCCGTTTCAAGAGGGGTTTGTCAGGTTGGAAACGGTTACCTTATCGGAATCACCGAGCATAAGGATATCGCATATAAAAAGGTTGGTCCTGTCGAAAAAATTATTTCGGAACATGAAGGAAAAGAGGTTGAGTTTTCAGGCAAGGAAACCGTCTCGATGAACCTCTTCGGTTTTTCTCCTAAAATTTTCGATTTTATGAACGAGTATTTCAAAGACTTTATTCATAAATATGCAGAAAGCGAAAAGGCCGAGTGTCTCTTGCCTGAAGGTGTAGGGACTATGATGAAAAAGGGCTTAGGAAAGGTTAAGGTTTATACTACCACCGAAAGATGGTTCGGAATGACCTATCCCGAAGACAGAGAAATTGTAAAAAACGAACTTGAAAGCAAGGTAAAAGAAGGCTACTATCCCGAATTCTTGTGGAGATAG